Below is a window of Cupriavidus sp. MP-37 DNA.
GGAAGAAGTCGCCTTCTTCGTCGCCAAGCACCTGCGCTCCAACGTGCGCGAGCTGGAAGGCGCGCTGCGCAAGATCCTGGCGTTCAGCAATTTCCACGGCAAGGACATCACCATCGAGGTGACGCGCGAAGCGCTGAAGGACCTGCTGACGGTGCAAAACCGGCAGATCTCGGTAGAGAACATCCAGAAGACCTGTGCGGATTTCTACAACATCAAGGTCGCTGACATGTATTCGAAAAAGCGGCCTGCCAATATTGCACGGCCGCGCCAGATCGCGATGTACCTGGCCAAGGAGCTGACGCAGAAGAGCCTGCCCGAGATCGGCGAACTCTTCGGCGGCCGCGACCACACTACCGTGCTGCACGCCGTGCGCAAGATCGCCGACGAACGCAGCAAGGATGCGCAGCTCAACCACGAGCTGCACGTGCTGGAGCAGACGCTCAAGGGCTGATGCGCGGCCGGTGCCCGGGCCTGCTCCGGGAAGGTGTTTTGGAAGGCCAGCTCCGCCGGGCTGGCATACTGTAGGGTGCGCGCCACGGACATCCCGTGGCGCCTGGGGAATTAACGTCAGCAACGCCGGGGCAAGTGTCCGGAAAGTGGCCACTGATAAGGCTTTGCGGTGAGTCGGGACGGGATGGCAAGTACGGTGGGCGCCAGCGTGGCTTTTTGGGCACAGCTGGCCCGCCGGCCGGTCCCGCCCCGCTTCACCGCAGCGGCTTATCCTTGGTACAATGGCACATTAACTCCTTGATTCCTAAGTGAATTTGGAGTTGTTTGCGTTCTGCGGTCGCCGACTACAAACGACGAAGGATAAATTCAATGCAATTGGTCAAAACCTCGCGAGACAACCTGCTGCGTCCGCTGCAAATCGTGAGCGGCATCGTGGAGCGCCGCCACACCCTCCCGATCCTGGCCAACCTGCTGATTCGCAAGTCCGGGTCGAACGTATCCTTCCTGTCGACCGACATCGAAATCCAGATCACCACCCATGCGGAATGCGGCGTCGGCAGCGACAGCGTCGCCACCACCGTGGCCGCGCGCAAGCTGCTGGACATCCTGCGCGCCATGCCTGACGGCGACGTGGCCCTGTCGCTCAACGACAAGCGCATGACCGTGCAATCCGGCAAGAGCCGCTTTGCCCTGCAGACGCTGGCCGCCGAAGAATTCCCGACCGTTGCCGAAGCCAGCGAATTCAACGCCAGCGTCACGCTGCCGCAGAAGACCTTCAAGCACCTGCTGGCGATGGTCCACTTCGCCATGGCGCAGCAGGACATCCGCTACTACCTGAACGGCATGCTGCTGGTGGTGGAAGGCAAGAAGGTCATGGCAGTCGCCACCGACGGCCACCGCCTGGCCTACTGCGGCGTGGAACTGGAGCAGGAAGCCAGCGGCGTCGGCTCGCGCCAGGAAGTCATCATCCCGCGCAAGACCATCCTGGAACTGCAGCGCCTGCTGGAAGACAACGACGATCCGGTGCAGGTGCAACTGGCCGCCAACCAGGTCAAGTTCACCTTCGCCAATATCGAACTGATCTCCAAGCTGGTCGAAGGCAAGTTCCCCGACTTCCAGCGCGTGATCCCCAAGGGCTACAAGAACGCCTTCGCCATCGACCGCGTGCAGCTGCAGCAGGCGCTGCAGCGCACCGCGATCCTGACCACGGACAAATTCAAGGGCGTGCGCTGCATCCTCGACACGCACATGCTCAAGATCAGCTCCACCAACGCCGACCAGGAAGAGGCGCAGGAAGAGCTGGAACTCGATTACTCGGGCGACGCGCTCGATATCGGCTTCAACGTGACCTACCTGCTCGACGTGCTTGCCAACCTCAAGACCGAGCAGGTGCAGGTCAGCCTCGGCGACTCGAATTCGAGCGCGCTGATCACCGTGCCGGACGACGACAACTTCAAGTACGTCGTCATGCCGATGCGCATCTGATGATCCGGTGACAGGACCTGTGCCACAACCAGCGCAGACAGCAACCGGAGCAGCAAACGGCACGCTACGACACCCGGCCCCGGCCGGAACGTCCAGGGGATGACCATCCCGCCGCGGGGGCAGGATCGTTACGACGATCCGCCCCTTTTGCCGTTTTTAGTAACCCGTCATGCGGACCCATCGCGCCCCGCCGCCGGCATGCCAGCCATGCCCGCCCGGCCCGAATTCCGCATTCGCCGTAAGTAGGAAAGACATGACCGAACAGCAGAAACCGCAACAGGAAAACACCTACGGAGCCTCCTCGATCCAGATCCTGGAAGGCCTGGAGGCGGTACGCAAGCGCCCGGGCATGTATATCGGCGACACCTCCGACGGCACCGGCCTGCACCACCTCGTGTTCGAGGTGCTGGACAACTCCATCGACGAAGCGCTGGCCGGCTACTGCACCGAGATCCAGGTCACCATCCACAGCGACAACTCGATCTCCATCGTCGACAACGGCCGCGGCATCCCGCCGCTGGTCAAGTTCGACGACAAGCACGAACCCAAGCGCAGCGCGGCCGAAATCGCCATGACCGAGCTGCACGCCGGCGGCAAGTTCAACCAGAACAGCTACAAGGTCTCGGGCGGCCTGCACGGCGTGGGCGTGTCCTGCGTCAACGCGCTGTCCAAGTGGCTGCGCCTGACCGTGCGCCGCGACGGCCAGGTCCACCTGATCGAATTCGCCAAGGGCGAAGTGCAGAACCGCATCGTCGAGACCGTGGACGGCCCCGACGGCCAGCCCGTTGAAGTCTCGCCGATGAAGGTCATCGGCGCCACCGACAAGCGCGGCACCGAAGTCCACTTCCTGGCCGACGAAGAAATCTTCACCAACGTCGAGTTCCACTACGAGATCCTGTCCAAGCGCATCCGCGAGCTCTCGTTCCTGAACAACGGCGTCCACATCAAGCTGCTCGACCAGCGCACCGGCAAGGAAGAAGACTTTGCCTTCTCCGGCGGCGTGAAGGGTTTTGTCGAGTACATCAACCGCGCCAAGAGCGTGCTGCACCCCAACATCTTCTACGCCAACACCGAAAAAGACGGCATCGGCGTGGAAGTGGCCATGCAGTGGAACGACGGCTACAACGAGCAGGTGCTCTGCTTCACCAACAACATCCCGCAGCGGGATGGCGGCACCCACCTGACCGGCCTGCGCGCCGCGATGACGCGCGTCATCAACAAGTACATCGAAGAGAACGAAGTCGCCAAGAAAGCCAAGGTGGAAACCACCGGCGACGACATGCGCGAAGGCCTGGCCTGCGTGCTCTCCGTCAAGGTGCCCGAGCCCAAGTTCAGCTCGCAGACCAAGGACAAGCTGGTTTCGTCCGAAGTGCGCCTGCCCGTGGAAGAACTCGTCAGCAAGGCCCTGACCGACTTCCTGCTGGAAACGCCCAACGACGCCAAGACCATCTGCGGCAAGATCGTAGACGCCGCCCGCGCGCGCGAAGCCGCCCGCAAGGCCCGCGAAATGACCCGCCGCAAGGGCGTGATGGACGGCATGGGCCTGCCCGGCAAGCTCGCCGACTGCCAGGAAAAAGACCCGGCCCAGTCCGAACTCTTCCTGGTCGAGGGTGACTCCGCAGGCGGCTCCGCCAAGCAGGGCCGCGACCGTAAGTTCCAGGCCATCCTGCCGCTCAAGGGCAAGATCCTGAACGTAGAGCGCGCCCGCTTCGACAAGATGCTCTCCAGCCAGGAAGTGCTGACGCTGATCACCGCGCTCGGCACCGGTATCGGCAAGGACGACTACAACCTGGACAAGCTGCGCTACCACCGCATCATCATCATGACCGACGCGGACGTGGATGGCTCCCACATCCGCACGCTGCTGCTGACGTTCTTCTACCGGCAGATGCCTGACATCATCGAGCGCGGCTATGTGTATATCGCGCAGCCGCCGCTGTACAAGATCAAGCATGGCAAGGAAGAGCGGTATATCAAGGATGATGTCGAGCTCAATGCTTATCTGTTGAAGCTGGCGATGGAGAAGGCTGTGCTGGTGCGGCCGGATGGGTCGGAGATCAATGGTGACGCCCTTACCGAACTGGCTCGCCAGTATCAGCTGACCGAGGGCGTGATTGGCCGTCTGTCGCGTGTTGTGGATACTGACGCGCTGCGGGCTATTGCGGATGGCGTGACGCTGGATCTGGATAGTGCGGCGGCGGCGGAGGCTTCAGCGGTGGCGCTGAAGGCTAAGTTGGCGGAGATGCATGCGAAGACGTTGATTGGGGCTGCGGTCAATGATGATGGTACGGCTGATGTGTATGCGCAGTTTGATGAGAAGACGGATAAGCATCGGCTGATGATTGCGCGTCGTCATCATGGCAACGTGCGGCTGTCGCATCTGGATGCGGACTTTGTTCATGGGGCTGACTACGCTGCGCTGTCCAATGCTGCGAAGACCTTCCAGGGCCTGACGCCGGAAGGCACCAAGGTGCAGCGTGGTGAAGGCGAAAAGCTGCGCGATCAGACTGTCAATGACTTCCACGGGGCTATGCAATGGCTGCTGGCTGAGGCTGAGCGTGGGGTTTCTCGGCAGCGGTATAAGGGGCTTGGGGAGATGAATCCTGAGCAGCTGTTTGAGACTACGCTGGATGTTACGCAGCGGCGACTGCTGAAGGTGCAGATTGAGGATGCTATTGCGGCGGATCAGATCTTTACCACCCTTATGGGGGATGAGGTGGAGCCGCGTAGGAACTTTATTGAATCCAATGCGTTGGTGGCGCGGAATATTGATGTTTGATACTTGTCGAATGACTAAAGTGCCATCTGCGTAAAGTCTGAAAACTTCGTGACGTAGTAAGGGAAAAAAATCGCCTTCGGGCGGTTTTTTTCATTAACAGAGGCTGGAAAGCTGTCTCATCACTCAGATTGTTACCTTCCGCAGCCACCATATATGGGCTAACGGACGATAACCGAGGTTGTGGATCTCGGCATGTGATTGGCTAAGATCCACGATTCGCAGGATCTTGTGCCGAACTCGAACAAGACGGGGTGTCGAATGATGTGCTAGGCGTCGTAGACAAAGGCGCATGGGCGCTCTTCGAGCTTCTCGCTGCTTCGCCACATCCTTTGCCACCGGCCGGCCATTCATAAACCGCGTCCGGCATTCTGGAGATCATGTCGGGCAACCACTCGAGGCGGGCCACCGCATTCGCCTCCCGGAGCCCGCATTCCCAAATTATAATTACCGTCCAGCCGGCAGCTCGTAACGCTTCAAGGTTCTTCGCGTCACGAGACACGTTCGCCTCGAACTTTGTCTGCCAGTTTTGTTCGTTGGACCGCGGGGTGGTCGTGTACTTGCATCCTAGATGGCGATGCCAGAAACAGCCGTGGATGAAGATGGCAGTGCGGTACTTCGGCAGCGCGAGATCCGGCCGCCCGGGCAATTTCTTGTCGTGCAGCGTGTACCTGAATCCGCGCCGGTGCAAGAATCGACGCACGGTCATCTCCGGCTTCGTGTCCTTGGATTTGATCCCTGACATCATCCGGGAACGCGTGGCCTTGTCGACGACGTCCATGACCTGGTATCCTGGCTGGTGAAGAAACTAACTCAGAACGACATGCGCCTCAGCAGCCATATTCCCATCGTTGATCTGTTCGCAGGTCCCGGAGGCCTAGGAGAGGGATTTTCATCCGCCGAGGGGCAACCGTTTCGCATTGCCGTATCCGCCGAAATGGAGCAATCCGCCCACGCGACGCTGCGGCTGCGTGCGTTCTATCGGATACTAAAGCGTAGCGGCGAAAGCGCGCTCACCCCATATTACCGCTTTTGCAACGGTGAAGCCGAAGTGCCATACGACGCTGCCAGTCTCGGTGCATGGGAGGATGCTGGCAGAGAAGCGCTGCAGCTCACGCTCGGCGAGTCGAAAGACAACAGAATTTTGGACGAGACCATCCGGCAGAGCGGCATTGGACCTGACGTCTTTTGGGTGCTGATTGGTGGTCCGCCCTGTCAGGCCTACTCGCTGGTCGGGCGGGCGCGCAATCGAGGCAAGAAGGATTACCGGCCAGAGGACGATCACCGCCACTTCCTTTACCGTGAATACCTGCGCATCATCCAGCGCTACCGTCCATCGGTATTCGTGATGGAAAACGTGAAAGGCATCCTTTCGTCATCCGTAAATGGTCAGAAGATATTTCACAGCATTCTGCGTGACTTGGCGCGCAGTGGCTATCGCATCCACTCGCTGTCGAGCGATACCCACTACCACCGGAACATGGATCCGGACGAGATCGATGCCCGTGATTTCATTGTCCGTGCCGAAGACCATGGCATTCCGCAGGCCCGGCACCGAGTCATCCTTGTTGGCGTCCGGAACGACCTTGACGTGTGGCCCCGCCCCCTTGACCAAGTACCGAAGTTAAGGCGATCGTCCGTCTTCCAGGCGATCGGGATGCTGCCGAAACTTCGCAGCCGAATCAGCAAGGGCAAGGACGATGACGAGACTTGGCAGGCTCTGCTTACCGACCATCTCAATGACTTGGCGAAAGAGGCGGCCAAGCACGACAAGTTGCGTCCGCTGTCAGAGGAGCTTGGCCAGCACGCACGTTCATTGATTGCAAACCTCTCGACTGGTGGACTGAGGACGGACAAGTACACCTGCGCATCATGCACGGTTCCTGAACTTCGGAAATGGTACGGTGCAAGTAAGCAGCTCAAGGTCTGGCTGAATCACGAGGCCCGAGGCCACATGCAAGAGGACCTCCGTCGGTACGCTTATGCGGCCGCGTTTGCGCAGAAGTATGAGCACTCACCGAAGGGCCATGAGCAGTTCAGTCTGCCGGGATTGAAACCGAACCATGAAAACTGGGAAACTGGGAAGTTTGCGGACCGCTTCCGCGTCCAAATCGCGAGCGGCCCAGCAACCACCGTAACAAGCCACATTGCAAAGGACGGCCACTACTTCATCCACTACGACCCCAAGCAGTGCCGCAGTCTGACGGTACGGGAAGCAGCACGGCTGCAGACCTTCCCCGATGACTATTTCTTTCAGGGGAATCGCACGCAACAGTACCACCAAGTGGGGAATGCCGTGCCGCCTCTTTTGGCAAAGAAAATTGCAGACATGATCGTCGCGGCAATTAACGAACAAGACGTGAAGTCGGCGGCATAAGAATGAGCCGAGCCAATCTCGCTGATTGGCTGCTTGCGCTGCGTTGCTATTAGTTGGAACCATCAAAGATGCCGCGAATCTCGACAAGCCTGAGGGCCTGCTTTTCTGTCGGAATCTTTCTCGGCATGGCACAGGCAATATCCAGAATCGTCAGATCCGACGGCTTCAGATCGACGCTTTCCCCGGCCCAGTGACGAACGTTCTTCCAGTAAGCCGAACCGGCGTTCACCACGCTGATGTAGGCTTCAGCCTCGCTGAGGCCCTTCTGTTCCTTCCTGGCGTCCTTCGCGTCTGCAACCGCATCGCCACGTTCCTTGAGCAGCTGCACGAACGCGTCGGACAGAGAAAGCTGCACCTCCTGCGCCGCATCCCAGCACGCTTTCCGCTTGCACCATTCCGTAACGTTGATGACGTTGTTTCTTGCCGCTCCGTCGATGATTTCTTGCTGCGCCAAGCGGCAAGACTCCAGAAGTTGCTCCTCGAAGGGTCCGCTGAGCCCCTGCTCGCGCCAGATGCGCTGCAGGTCTAGCTCCAGTTTCATCTCCTGCACCTTCCGAACGAGCATTGCGATTCCATACGTGACGGTCTGGGCACGATAGCCTTGTGCATACCACGAAGCCCGCAGCACCAGTGACTCTGCTCGCCTGAATATGATGGCTTCCGCCACAGCGCGCTTAAACCAGAGTTCGTTGAAGTCATGCTGGCTATGTTCCCAAGCCGCGCCAATGTACTCGGCAAACTTGGCGAAGTTCTTTTGCCCGCCCAAGCTGACGTCGTGCGGCAGACAGCGGAATGTCTGGACGTACTTTGCAAGGTCGGTCTTCTCGATGACTTGGCTCTTGGGGTTCCTCGTCTGGAATTCGCGCTTCTTCGCCTCCGATAGATATGAGACGGCATTGACGTATTGGCCTTTCGCGCGCTCGTAGAACCAATGTGTGAGTATTTGTGAGCCGTCCTTCGCCGGCGCAGAAAGGCGACGGGACAGGTTCTCTATGACGACATGGAAAGGGTGATTGGAGAAAAAGTCCGAGTCGCTTATCCGGTTCTGGCTGTTGGCGAACCGGGAAATCTTGGGTACCAGCTCCGAAGCGATTTCGGGCGGCACAACGGACAGCTTCATCTGCACGCTGACCTGGTCGATCGGCGCTCCCTTGTCCTTCTTGAATGCGTTGAAGATTGAGGCGGTGGTCTGCCCACCGTTGACAATCTGAAGGTTTTTAACTTTGTGCAGATAGGTTACGCCGCCATGGCGCTTCTCGGCCACTTCTTCCGCGGTAGCCGAGATGCCGTTGTTGTAGGGAAAAAAACGTGTCGGCTCGTCGAGTATGGTTTTTCGGATTCCCTTGTTGACCTTGCCGCGCGCTTGCAGGAAGGTTCGTACGTTCTGTTCGAGCAGTCGGCTTCCATGGTGATCATAGATGCGTGCCAGCCAGTCTCCAGGAATCACCGCAAGGAAGCACTGCACTTCACCGTTGCCGTCGTCGGCGGGAAGACAAACCAGCGGCTGTCCAAAAAGCTCTTCGAAATCGACGACGATTTCTTCCGGTTTTCCAGTGCCAATCGTGCGTGCGAGTCGTTCCAAGTCCCAAATGCGGTACGACCAGTCCCGGCCGCTCTTCTGGATGGAAGGAAGTTCCTTCACACTTCCAGTCAATTGCGCATTCGTCAGGAGATAGAACCTCACGCGCTGAATCTGGTGACCCTGCTCAAGTATTGTCCTGGCAAGGCCATACGCCGGGTGCGCAACCTCCATCTGTTCGACAAATGAAACCGTGCAAGCCTTTTCAAAAAACGTTTCGGCCCGTTTGAAGCCTTGGGTCATTTCCGCTTTCGTCATCCGCTCGACTTCGTTGCCGGGTCTGCAGTCAACGACGTATAGCTCCAGCAGACCGTCTTCCCAGTTTAGCGAGTACCCGTCAACGCGCATGCCGCGATGGATATACTTGCACGGCATGAAGTCCTCGATGGAACCCGCCTCCGCAAGATACTCGGCCACGACCTCGGCAAACGCGTCGTCAGTGAAGTTTTCAGACGTATCGGCGCGGACGAGGACGTCTTGGGCCAGTTCTTTGCGAAACGCGTCAAGATCCATTGCATGCTCCCATGGTTGTCCAATCAGGTTCGCTCTCGAACGGCAGACATGCTTGCAGCTCGAGGACATACTGCACGCTTCGCACCCCAACCGGAATATGCTCGGCGCCTATACGAGGGAAGCCTTCCCTCACTTCGTAAAACGTTGCCGAAGAAATTGCAAAGAATCGGGTTGCATATTCGGGACGGTCTACATAACCAGCCAGAAGCAGGCGGTCATCAAATGCGTCGCGTGCTTCTGCGTTGGTCAGACAAGCCCGGATGTCGTCGACGAGGGCTGCCGGCGATCGTGCGGCATGTCCTTGCTCGGAAGCGTCACCGATCCCATAGCACACGAGATGCAAAGTCCCCCCCAATGGCCAAAGCTGCGGTGCCGACGATATTGTGACCGCAGCCGCGCCACCCACTAGCCTTGTCTTCACTTCGAACGCTGCCGTTCCCACAGTGAAGTCCTGAGGAGATCCGGACGGCCCGTTCCAGTACAGGACTGCCGATTGCCCGAACCGCTCAATGAGCTCAGACTGCAGAAAGGTGAGTTCCCCAAAGAGTCCGCGCAGCTCTTGGTCGGTTAGAACTCCGGCATTCGATTTGCCAAAGAAGCGCTGCCAGATTTCCAGGTGGGACCGTACGGCGTCCGGTACCAATGTTGCCGACATAACGCGTCTTGTACGATCTAGCAAGCTGTGACAAAGTGCAGTGAAAATATCCTCCGTGCTGCCGTCAATCAGCCGCAATATCAGACGATCGGAGGAACGCTCCACCGCAACGCCCTTTAGATTCGGGAATGGGCAATCGGTATCCAGTTCTGCCCCGCGGTACAGAAAGAGCTTGCGCCCCTTGGCGTCAAGCGCCCAGAAGAAGTCGTACGGATGCGTTGCATCGGCCCTGCGCGCGCGAAGTTCCCCGACATTGGCAGTCGCTTCGATACTGGACCAAGGACTAGTTGACGACAGCATTGGCGACCTCATCGTCCTCGTCTTCAATCTGTTGCTGATACTGCTCTCGCCACCAGATGGTATTCACCACGTATTCCACTTCCGCTCCGCGCCCCTTTTCCTTGCTTCCTGGGAAGCTGATACCCCAAGCGCAGACTGGCTTGGCCAAGGAAGCCTTTTTTTCGTCGCCTTGGAGGAACAGATCAAGTACGTGCAGCATGAGGAGTGGTCTCGTCCGTCGGCTTCGATAGGCGGCGTCCGACACATTGGCGCTTCCGGCTTCCCTTGCGACGGCATCAATTTGCTCCGGCGTCAGGCCCACTCGTTCTGCGCCACGGGAAGCCACTCTCATGTTAGCGCCGCCAACCTGGTAGCAACCGCCCTTGGGCAAACATGCGCGTGCCTGCGGCACGATGTGCAAAGGACCCACGGGCTCCTTCTCGCCTTCCTTCAGCGTATACAGGCAGACGTCCCACTCCCCGAGGTTTTCCGGGTCGGCCTTGATAAAGTCGATAATGGGGCGAGACTGGGTGATGGTGCCTGCATCATCATGGTTTTCGAAGGAGTGCAGGAACTGGCAGACATCATTCGCCTTGACCGGGGACCACAGGTACCCAAGGTCCGATTTGACGTTGTATTGCGCTGCCTTCACAGCCTCTAGGGCTTCGACAAATGCACCCAGTCTTTTGAAGTTGCCCTCAATCACAGAGGGCGCCGACTTCAGGGAGACCGTTTCGACTAGCCGCCCTGCCAGCGAGACAGCATGGACGACCTTGCGGCCCGTTCGCATCTTGTTGCGCGCCGTGACGATGAGCGAATCTGGGTGGGTTCTGACTTTCAAACCGAATTCTTCGGGCTTCCGTCCCAGTTGCTCCATCAATCTGAACTCGGCCCTGAGCTCGTCGATCGCCATCGAGATGTGCGAATACCAGCCCACCGCTTCGTCGGTCATGTAGATGCTGCATAGGTCGAGGTAGCCGTCTCGGTAGCCGAACCAACGACCCATCTGTAGCAGCGTGTCGTACATGATGGAGTTGCGGATAAAGTAGCTCGTGGTCAATCCTTCAAGGGTGAAACCACGGGAGAGGCTGAGGCCACCAACCGCAATGACGTGGAGGCCATTCTCTCGGTAATTCCGGTAATCGAGACGGTCGGGAGATGAGTTGTTGATCGTCCTGACCACCACCGCGCCAGCGCTGTTTGCGAGCACTGGCTTGGCTTGTTCCCAAGTTTCGCCCCCAGACGGAGGAAACCGGTCCCATGTTTCCTTCAATGCCAGCATCGTGGGATCGCGCAGAGCCATCTTGTCGGGCAACGCTGCATGAAGCTTGACCGCATTCAGCACTTCTTCGAGATAATTGGTGAGCAGCGCGGTGACCTGCCGCTGAACTGAATTGAACCTCGAGACGTTCACCAGCATCGACGAATGGTCCTGTCCTCGCCCGCGCAGAATGCGTACTGCGCGGCCCAGTACGAAGCGGCGAGCCGCTTCGAGCAAACTGGGCGGAAGCGTCTCCACCTTGTGGTCGATCTGGTGCTTTTCCGGAAAGCAAGTGACATGATCGGAGACCGACTCGACCAAATGTGCAAGGTCGCCGCTTTCGCCAAAGATGCGGGCCGCACTGACGTAGTTGTCCGGCGCATCGAGGTTGACGATGAAATCCTTGGGAAAGAGATCATCTTCCAGCATTGCATGACTGGAATCCGGATCGATGAAGATGTTGGCGAACGGCGTCGCCGTATAGCCTACATAACTGTTCTGTTCGAACAGCGCGAGCAGCTTTCGAATCAACCCGTTTA
It encodes the following:
- the dnaN gene encoding DNA polymerase III subunit beta, yielding MQLVKTSRDNLLRPLQIVSGIVERRHTLPILANLLIRKSGSNVSFLSTDIEIQITTHAECGVGSDSVATTVAARKLLDILRAMPDGDVALSLNDKRMTVQSGKSRFALQTLAAEEFPTVAEASEFNASVTLPQKTFKHLLAMVHFAMAQQDIRYYLNGMLLVVEGKKVMAVATDGHRLAYCGVELEQEASGVGSRQEVIIPRKTILELQRLLEDNDDPVQVQLAANQVKFTFANIELISKLVEGKFPDFQRVIPKGYKNAFAIDRVQLQQALQRTAILTTDKFKGVRCILDTHMLKISSTNADQEEAQEELELDYSGDALDIGFNVTYLLDVLANLKTEQVQVSLGDSNSSALITVPDDDNFKYVVMPMRI
- the gyrB gene encoding DNA topoisomerase (ATP-hydrolyzing) subunit B, giving the protein MTEQQKPQQENTYGASSIQILEGLEAVRKRPGMYIGDTSDGTGLHHLVFEVLDNSIDEALAGYCTEIQVTIHSDNSISIVDNGRGIPPLVKFDDKHEPKRSAAEIAMTELHAGGKFNQNSYKVSGGLHGVGVSCVNALSKWLRLTVRRDGQVHLIEFAKGEVQNRIVETVDGPDGQPVEVSPMKVIGATDKRGTEVHFLADEEIFTNVEFHYEILSKRIRELSFLNNGVHIKLLDQRTGKEEDFAFSGGVKGFVEYINRAKSVLHPNIFYANTEKDGIGVEVAMQWNDGYNEQVLCFTNNIPQRDGGTHLTGLRAAMTRVINKYIEENEVAKKAKVETTGDDMREGLACVLSVKVPEPKFSSQTKDKLVSSEVRLPVEELVSKALTDFLLETPNDAKTICGKIVDAARAREAARKAREMTRRKGVMDGMGLPGKLADCQEKDPAQSELFLVEGDSAGGSAKQGRDRKFQAILPLKGKILNVERARFDKMLSSQEVLTLITALGTGIGKDDYNLDKLRYHRIIIMTDADVDGSHIRTLLLTFFYRQMPDIIERGYVYIAQPPLYKIKHGKEERYIKDDVELNAYLLKLAMEKAVLVRPDGSEINGDALTELARQYQLTEGVIGRLSRVVDTDALRAIADGVTLDLDSAAAAEASAVALKAKLAEMHAKTLIGAAVNDDGTADVYAQFDEKTDKHRLMIARRHHGNVRLSHLDADFVHGADYAALSNAAKTFQGLTPEGTKVQRGEGEKLRDQTVNDFHGAMQWLLAEAERGVSRQRYKGLGEMNPEQLFETTLDVTQRRLLKVQIEDAIAADQIFTTLMGDEVEPRRNFIESNALVARNIDV
- a CDS encoding very short patch repair endonuclease → MDVVDKATRSRMMSGIKSKDTKPEMTVRRFLHRRGFRYTLHDKKLPGRPDLALPKYRTAIFIHGCFWHRHLGCKYTTTPRSNEQNWQTKFEANVSRDAKNLEALRAAGWTVIIIWECGLREANAVARLEWLPDMISRMPDAVYEWPAGGKGCGEAARSSKSAHAPLSTTPSTSFDTPSCSSSAQDPANRGS
- a CDS encoding DNA cytosine methyltransferase; amino-acid sequence: MRLSSHIPIVDLFAGPGGLGEGFSSAEGQPFRIAVSAEMEQSAHATLRLRAFYRILKRSGESALTPYYRFCNGEAEVPYDAASLGAWEDAGREALQLTLGESKDNRILDETIRQSGIGPDVFWVLIGGPPCQAYSLVGRARNRGKKDYRPEDDHRHFLYREYLRIIQRYRPSVFVMENVKGILSSSVNGQKIFHSILRDLARSGYRIHSLSSDTHYHRNMDPDEIDARDFIVRAEDHGIPQARHRVILVGVRNDLDVWPRPLDQVPKLRRSSVFQAIGMLPKLRSRISKGKDDDETWQALLTDHLNDLAKEAAKHDKLRPLSEELGQHARSLIANLSTGGLRTDKYTCASCTVPELRKWYGASKQLKVWLNHEARGHMQEDLRRYAYAAAFAQKYEHSPKGHEQFSLPGLKPNHENWETGKFADRFRVQIASGPATTVTSHIAKDGHYFIHYDPKQCRSLTVREAARLQTFPDDYFFQGNRTQQYHQVGNAVPPLLAKKIADMIVAAINEQDVKSAA
- a CDS encoding AIPR family protein, producing the protein MDLDAFRKELAQDVLVRADTSENFTDDAFAEVVAEYLAEAGSIEDFMPCKYIHRGMRVDGYSLNWEDGLLELYVVDCRPGNEVERMTKAEMTQGFKRAETFFEKACTVSFVEQMEVAHPAYGLARTILEQGHQIQRVRFYLLTNAQLTGSVKELPSIQKSGRDWSYRIWDLERLARTIGTGKPEEIVVDFEELFGQPLVCLPADDGNGEVQCFLAVIPGDWLARIYDHHGSRLLEQNVRTFLQARGKVNKGIRKTILDEPTRFFPYNNGISATAEEVAEKRHGGVTYLHKVKNLQIVNGGQTTASIFNAFKKDKGAPIDQVSVQMKLSVVPPEIASELVPKISRFANSQNRISDSDFFSNHPFHVVIENLSRRLSAPAKDGSQILTHWFYERAKGQYVNAVSYLSEAKKREFQTRNPKSQVIEKTDLAKYVQTFRCLPHDVSLGGQKNFAKFAEYIGAAWEHSQHDFNELWFKRAVAEAIIFRRAESLVLRASWYAQGYRAQTVTYGIAMLVRKVQEMKLELDLQRIWREQGLSGPFEEQLLESCRLAQQEIIDGAARNNVINVTEWCKRKACWDAAQEVQLSLSDAFVQLLKERGDAVADAKDARKEQKGLSEAEAYISVVNAGSAYWKNVRHWAGESVDLKPSDLTILDIACAMPRKIPTEKQALRLVEIRGIFDGSN
- a CDS encoding PD-(D/E)XK motif protein, which gives rise to MLSSTSPWSSIEATANVGELRARRADATHPYDFFWALDAKGRKLFLYRGAELDTDCPFPNLKGVAVERSSDRLILRLIDGSTEDIFTALCHSLLDRTRRVMSATLVPDAVRSHLEIWQRFFGKSNAGVLTDQELRGLFGELTFLQSELIERFGQSAVLYWNGPSGSPQDFTVGTAAFEVKTRLVGGAAAVTISSAPQLWPLGGTLHLVCYGIGDASEQGHAARSPAALVDDIRACLTNAEARDAFDDRLLLAGYVDRPEYATRFFAISSATFYEVREGFPRIGAEHIPVGVRSVQYVLELQACLPFESEPDWTTMGACNGS